From one Citrobacter sp. Marseille-Q6884 genomic stretch:
- a CDS encoding YodC family protein gives MVFSVSEEVTVKDGGPRMIVTGYASGMVECRWYDGFGVKREAFREDELVPGERRQRQQDV, from the coding sequence ATGGTCTTTTCTGTCAGTGAGGAAGTCACCGTGAAAGACGGGGGCCCACGGATGATCGTCACCGGATATGCCAGTGGTATGGTGGAGTGTCGTTGGTACGACGGTTTTGGCGTCAAGCGTGAGGCATTCCGTGAAGATGAGCTTGTGCCGGGTGAGCGAAGGCAGCGCCAACAAGATGTCTGA
- the yodD gene encoding DUF2525 domain-containing protein: protein MKTAKEYSDTAKREVSVDVDALLKAINEICESEIHRSHDDPERVSVDGRDYHTWHELAEAFELDIHDFSVSEINR from the coding sequence ATGAAAACCGCGAAAGAGTACAGCGATACGGCCAAACGCGAAGTTAGCGTCGATGTGGACGCTCTGCTGAAGGCAATCAACGAAATCTGCGAGAGCGAAATTCATCGAAGCCACGATGACCCGGAACGCGTCAGCGTTGACGGTCGTGATTACCACACATGGCATGAACTGGCTGAAGCGTTCGAGCTTGATATCCACGATTTTAGCGTGTCGGAAATCAATCGCTGA
- the dsrB gene encoding protein DsrB, whose amino-acid sequence MKVNDRVTVKTDGGPRRPGVVLAIEEFNEGTMYLVSLEDYPLGIWFFNESGHPDGIFVEKLE is encoded by the coding sequence ATGAAGGTGAATGATCGGGTTACAGTCAAAACGGACGGCGGTCCTCGTCGGCCGGGTGTGGTGCTGGCCATCGAAGAGTTTAATGAAGGCACAATGTACCTGGTTTCGCTTGAAGACTACCCGCTCGGTATCTGGTTCTTTAATGAGTCAGGTCACCCGGATGGTATCTTTGTGGAAAAACTGGAGTGA
- the rcsA gene encoding transcriptional regulator RcsA, translating to MSTIIMDLCSYTRLGLTGYLVSRGVKKREINNISTVDELSIACGSLQPAVVFINEDCFIHDPANSQQIKQIINQHPSTLFIVFMAIANVHFDEYLLVRKNLLISSKSIKPDSLDELLGDILKKEVDIVVDVNLPTLSLSRTESSMLRMWMDGQGTIQISDQMNIKAKTVSSHKGNIKRKIKTHNKQVIYHVVRLTDNVTNGIFVNMR from the coding sequence ATGTCAACGATTATTATGGATTTATGCAGTTACACCCGGCTAGGGCTGACCGGGTATTTGGTAAGTCGGGGAGTGAAAAAAAGGGAAATCAACAACATTTCAACCGTTGATGAACTCAGCATCGCCTGTGGCTCGCTTCAACCCGCTGTGGTGTTTATTAATGAGGACTGTTTCATCCACGATCCCGCTAACAGTCAGCAAATAAAGCAAATCATTAATCAACATCCCAGTACATTATTTATTGTATTTATGGCCATTGCCAACGTACATTTTGATGAATATCTCTTAGTAAGAAAAAATTTACTGATCAGTTCTAAATCGATTAAACCTGATTCACTGGATGAGCTTCTTGGCGATATTCTGAAAAAGGAAGTGGATATTGTTGTGGATGTGAACCTGCCGACTCTGTCATTAAGTCGGACCGAGTCCAGCATGTTACGAATGTGGATGGACGGTCAGGGAACAATACAGATATCAGACCAAATGAATATCAAAGCCAAAACGGTGTCATCCCATAAGGGGAATATAAAACGAAAGATCAAGACGCATAATAAACAGGTTATCTACCACGTTGTCCGGCTTACGGATAATGTCACCAACGGTATCTTTGTGAATATGCGGTAG
- the fliR gene encoding flagellar biosynthetic protein FliR, with amino-acid sequence MLQVTSLEWLHWLNLYFWPLLRILALISTAPILSERAIPKRVKLGLGLMITIVIAPSLPAVDVPIFSVGALWLALQQILIGIALGFTMQFAFAAVRTAGELIGLQMGLSFATFFDPGSRLNMPVLARLMDMLAMLLFLTFNGHLWLISLLVDTFHTLPIGGNPVNSNAFLALARAGGLIFLNGLMLALPVMTLLLTLNLALGLLNRMAPQLSVFVIGFPLTLTVGISLMAALMPLIAPFCERLFSEIFNLLADIVSEMPLNNSP; translated from the coding sequence ATGCTGCAGGTAACCAGCCTTGAATGGCTCCACTGGCTGAACCTTTATTTCTGGCCTTTGCTGCGCATACTCGCCCTGATCTCTACCGCGCCAATTCTCAGTGAGCGCGCCATTCCCAAACGGGTAAAACTGGGACTGGGGCTGATGATCACCATCGTTATCGCCCCATCGCTTCCCGCTGTTGATGTGCCGATCTTTTCCGTCGGCGCATTATGGCTGGCCCTGCAACAGATCCTGATCGGCATTGCATTAGGTTTCACCATGCAGTTTGCGTTTGCGGCAGTCCGTACCGCCGGGGAACTCATCGGCCTGCAAATGGGTCTCTCCTTTGCGACATTCTTCGATCCCGGCAGCCGCCTGAATATGCCCGTACTCGCCCGCCTGATGGATATGCTGGCGATGCTGCTGTTTTTGACCTTCAACGGGCATTTATGGCTGATTTCCCTGCTGGTGGATACGTTTCATACGCTCCCCATCGGCGGTAATCCGGTTAACAGCAATGCGTTCCTGGCCCTCGCCCGGGCAGGTGGCTTAATTTTCCTCAACGGGCTTATGCTCGCTCTGCCGGTGATGACGCTGTTACTCACCCTCAACCTCGCGCTCGGGTTGCTAAATCGAATGGCGCCTCAGCTGTCTGTATTTGTGATTGGCTTTCCACTTACCCTGACTGTGGGTATTTCATTAATGGCGGCCCTCATGCCATTAATTGCGCCATTCTGTGAGCGTTTATTCAGCGAAATTTTTAATTTGCTGGCTGATATTGTCAGCGAAATGCCATTAAATAATAGTCCTTAA
- the fliQ gene encoding flagellar biosynthesis protein FliQ, whose product MTPESVMMMGTEAMKVALALAAPLLLVALVTGLIISILQAATQINEMTLSFIPKIVAVFIAIIVAGPWMLNLLLDYVRTLFSNLPYIIG is encoded by the coding sequence ATGACACCTGAATCGGTCATGATGATGGGCACAGAGGCGATGAAAGTCGCCCTTGCCCTCGCCGCGCCTTTGTTGTTGGTGGCTCTCGTCACCGGCCTGATTATCAGTATCCTGCAGGCCGCGACCCAGATTAACGAAATGACGCTATCCTTCATTCCCAAAATTGTCGCCGTCTTTATTGCCATCATCGTTGCCGGTCCGTGGATGCTTAACCTGTTACTGGACTACGTGCGTACGCTGTTCAGCAATTTACCCTATATCATCGGGTAG
- the fliP gene encoding flagellar type III secretion system pore protein FliP (The bacterial flagellar biogenesis protein FliP forms a type III secretion system (T3SS)-type pore required for flagellar assembly.): MRRLLSLTLSGLLLISPAAFAQLPGLVSQPLPGGGQSWSLPVQTLVFITSLTFLPAILLMMTSFTRIIIVFGLLRNALGTPSAPPNQVLLGLALFLTFFIMSPVIDKIYVDAYQPFSEEKITMQEAMEKGAQPLREFMLRQTREADLALFARLANSGPLQGPEAVPMRILLPAYVTSELKTAFQIGFTIFIPFLIIDLVIASVLMALGMMMVPPATIALPFKLMLFVLVDGWQLLVGSLAQSFYS; this comes from the coding sequence ATGCGCCGTTTGTTATCCCTTACGCTGTCAGGTTTGCTGTTGATAAGCCCTGCGGCCTTCGCCCAGCTCCCCGGTTTAGTAAGCCAGCCGCTTCCCGGCGGTGGGCAAAGCTGGTCGTTGCCTGTACAGACGCTGGTCTTTATCACGTCGCTGACGTTCCTGCCCGCCATTTTGCTGATGATGACCAGCTTCACCCGCATCATCATTGTTTTCGGGCTGTTGCGTAATGCGCTGGGTACCCCGTCTGCACCGCCGAACCAGGTGTTGCTCGGTCTGGCGCTGTTTTTGACCTTTTTCATCATGTCGCCGGTGATCGACAAAATCTATGTCGATGCTTATCAGCCCTTCAGCGAAGAAAAGATCACCATGCAGGAAGCCATGGAGAAAGGTGCTCAGCCATTGCGTGAGTTTATGCTCCGTCAGACCCGTGAGGCTGACCTGGCACTGTTTGCTCGCCTGGCAAACAGCGGTCCGTTGCAGGGACCGGAAGCGGTACCGATGCGCATTTTGCTGCCTGCTTATGTCACCAGCGAACTGAAAACGGCCTTTCAGATTGGATTTACGATTTTCATTCCTTTTTTGATCATCGATCTGGTCATCGCCAGCGTGCTGATGGCACTCGGGATGATGATGGTGCCGCCCGCCACCATTGCGTTACCGTTTAAGCTGATGCTGTTTGTGCTGGTTGACGGCTGGCAGTTGCTTGTCGGCTCGCTTGCGCAAAGCTTTTACAGTTAG